From Candidatus Eremiobacterota bacterium, one genomic window encodes:
- a CDS encoding deoxyribonuclease IV — protein sequence MKAEDSLSRRGATRLLGAHMSIAGGVHTAFQRAEKAGCTALQIFTRNNMQWETPPLAGGASALFSAERKRTGIETVVAHSNYLINLASPSPPLRERSLRAMKVELTRAESLAIAYLVIHPGNHMGAGEEEGERLVAEALHMLLETMPSWRGMVLLETTAGQGTGLGATFESLGRMRALAPRIGFCLDTCHVFAAGYDMRTSRACRDTLKRFDDTLGLGNLMLLHCNDSKGDLGSRLDRHAHIGKGFLGLNTFRNLLADDRLAAVPFIIETPKGKDRKGVDLDVINLATLRKLLPC from the coding sequence ATGAAAGCTGAAGATTCCCTGAGCCGCCGGGGCGCCACCAGGCTCCTTGGAGCCCATATGTCCATCGCGGGGGGAGTGCATACCGCTTTTCAGCGTGCAGAAAAGGCCGGCTGCACAGCTCTCCAGATATTCACAAGGAACAACATGCAGTGGGAAACCCCTCCCCTTGCCGGCGGGGCCTCAGCATTGTTTTCCGCTGAACGGAAAAGAACCGGCATTGAAACAGTAGTTGCCCACAGCAACTATCTCATCAACCTGGCATCGCCAAGCCCTCCGCTTCGCGAACGCTCTCTCAGGGCCATGAAGGTTGAGCTCACAAGGGCGGAATCACTGGCAATAGCATATCTTGTGATTCACCCGGGAAACCACATGGGAGCGGGCGAGGAGGAGGGAGAGCGCCTCGTGGCGGAAGCGCTCCATATGCTGCTTGAGACGATGCCTTCATGGCGGGGCATGGTGCTTCTTGAGACCACGGCAGGGCAGGGAACAGGCCTTGGCGCCACTTTCGAGAGCCTCGGCAGGATGAGGGCTCTGGCCCCTCGGATAGGCTTCTGCCTTGACACCTGCCATGTCTTTGCCGCAGGCTATGACATGAGAACATCCCGGGCCTGCAGGGACACCTTGAAGCGGTTTGACGATACTCTCGGCCTTGGAAACCTCATGCTCCTTCACTGTAACGACTCCAAGGGCGATCTCGGCTCCCGTCTTGACCGCCATGCCCACATCGGAAAAGGATTTCTTGGGCTCAATACCTTCAGAAATCTCCTGGCTGACGATCGTCTTGCCGCGGTGCCTTTCATTATAGAGACACCCAAGGGAAAGGATCGCAAAGGTGTTGATCTTGACGTGATAAATCTTGCGACGCTCCGAAAACTGCTGCCCTGCTGA
- the wrbA gene encoding NAD(P)H:quinone oxidoreductase, translating into MKILVVFYSMYGHVYRMAEAVAEGAREVQGAEAVLRRVPETLTEEILGKMGALEAQKSFAHVPLCTVDELAGADAIIFGTPTRFGNMCGQMRQFLDATGQLWAKGALVGKVGSVFASTATQHGGQESTILSFHTTLLHQGMVLVGLPYSFQGQSGVEEVKGGAPYGATTIAGTKGERMPSDTELAGARFQGKHVAEIAAKLSR; encoded by the coding sequence ATGAAAATTCTAGTGGTCTTTTATTCCATGTACGGCCATGTCTACAGGATGGCTGAAGCCGTTGCTGAAGGCGCGCGCGAGGTGCAAGGCGCCGAGGCGGTCCTGCGGCGAGTGCCCGAGACTCTCACGGAAGAGATCCTTGGGAAGATGGGCGCCCTGGAAGCCCAGAAGAGCTTCGCCCATGTCCCTCTCTGCACCGTCGATGAGCTTGCCGGGGCAGATGCCATCATATTCGGTACTCCAACGCGCTTCGGGAACATGTGCGGGCAGATGCGCCAGTTTCTTGATGCCACAGGGCAGCTCTGGGCTAAAGGGGCGCTTGTGGGCAAGGTGGGGAGCGTTTTTGCCAGCACGGCGACTCAGCATGGCGGCCAGGAATCTACCATTCTCTCGTTCCATACCACGCTTCTCCACCAGGGCATGGTGCTCGTGGGGCTCCCTTACAGCTTCCAGGGCCAGTCGGGTGTCGAAGAAGTGAAGGGAGGAGCGCCTTATGGCGCCACAACCATTGCAGGTACCAAGGGTGAGCGCATGCCATCCGATACGGAGCTTGCAGGGGCCCGCTTCCAGGGAAAGCATGTGGCGGAAATCGCAGCAAAACTGAGCCGCTGA
- a CDS encoding M28 family peptidase: protein MIPLSSDNSTPDYPPFDEQRAFRLICTQASMGPRPPGCGAHRTLIEFIKQELGKYAPDSRTQPFEVILGGEKVPCENVLGLFKSHSPHRKILIGTHFDTRLTADNERDAAEQAKPIIGANDGGSGTAVMLELARLFSLRPPPCDIVLAFFDAEDVGNIDGNDFYMGSLYFSRHMGDFRPDEVIILDMVGGKCMSLDIDMNGLYYDQCYNLGWKAMLQKFVIISKTLSYRQLAAPKKRKFKYIGCDHIPFLQVLIPAFILIDIDYPQWHTHKDLPEHCSPDSLKAIGHILLEYIYHYPCYEELVAEINRKAEQEKAKKDEPPQPAPEGSPVKS, encoded by the coding sequence ATGATTCCCCTTTCATCCGATAATTCCACCCCTGATTACCCCCCCTTCGATGAACAGAGAGCCTTCAGGCTCATCTGCACCCAGGCTTCTATGGGACCCCGCCCCCCGGGATGCGGCGCCCACAGGACCCTTATCGAGTTCATCAAGCAGGAGCTTGGGAAATATGCCCCCGACAGCCGCACCCAGCCTTTCGAGGTGATCCTCGGGGGTGAAAAGGTGCCCTGTGAGAACGTGCTTGGCCTTTTCAAATCCCATTCACCTCACCGTAAGATACTTATAGGCACCCACTTTGACACGCGCCTCACTGCCGACAATGAGCGCGATGCCGCGGAGCAGGCGAAGCCCATCATCGGAGCAAACGACGGCGGGTCCGGCACGGCGGTGATGCTTGAGCTTGCCAGGCTCTTCTCCCTCAGGCCTCCCCCATGCGATATCGTCCTTGCCTTCTTTGACGCCGAGGACGTAGGCAACATCGACGGCAACGACTTTTACATGGGCTCCCTTTACTTCTCCCGGCACATGGGAGATTTCAGGCCCGACGAGGTCATTATCCTCGACATGGTGGGAGGAAAATGCATGAGCCTCGATATTGACATGAACGGCCTGTATTATGACCAGTGCTACAATCTGGGATGGAAAGCCATGCTGCAGAAATTTGTCATCATTTCAAAGACTCTTTCTTACAGGCAGCTTGCGGCCCCGAAGAAAAGAAAGTTCAAGTACATCGGATGTGATCATATCCCCTTCCTCCAGGTCCTCATTCCGGCCTTCATCCTCATCGACATAGACTATCCCCAGTGGCACACCCACAAGGATCTCCCCGAGCACTGCTCCCCCGATTCCCTCAAGGCCATAGGCCATATCCTCCTGGAATATATCTACCACTACCCTTGCTATGAGGAACTTGTGGCGGAAATCAACCGAAAAGCGGAACAGGAAAAGGCAAAAAAAGATGAGCCCCCGCAGCCTGCACCCGAGGGCTCACCAGTAAAAAGCTGA
- a CDS encoding clostripain-related cysteine peptidase, which yields MDNRIPDFGRGSVDQADKLLQNFFKKKEKEHDEQKAVLHAATDRLDLSGALDAVPDKKKWTVLLYMDGNNNLFVPMFDALKSLEGVGSNNDVNIVAEIGGNPGDKGHGGILETIMNTTMKDKKIETVRRYYVTKDNSESPQIKSPKLADLGEQDMGDPKVVSDFLEWGIKKFPAEHYAIIFFNHGAGFAGSLSDEKSGNLVDTAEMKEVVDKAAQAAGKKIDLVDFDACLMAQVEVAHALKDGASYMVASEETERGSAQPLAKVMKVLQEGSKDLPMSPEDLAKLFVYESFYQTGSEMFTTTLSAVDLAKIDKVTASTDALAKAIMGDKDEHKQIRKDAAKSENYCQGLNYKLYNDYHDVGHFAKILQQDAKIQDENVKKAARELLDALGSAVIAVEHQGKGYTESTGLSTYLPTNYGFDPAPKTDSVNFSSTHNYEGIPYAKETGWDDMVKDIARDSSWHNLLRTFGMSKEGIDTLDRRLSTVGNTAIGISKTILGAGKLGAHYEAYQALRHGMPKSYLWLGSELSTQLGMLGGAYKAFQGVSDLYKASQDRPPEGITDVLFDKKTKMVNASLNTAEGAALVAVNAALLMGASAGIKTTAGLLSFALPVAKVIYDGIAVPKNLKKKAEEMQQPSPADGKTVQQKLQEIEQNKGHFVK from the coding sequence ATGGATAACAGGATACCCGATTTCGGAAGAGGCTCGGTTGATCAGGCCGACAAGCTGCTGCAGAATTTTTTCAAGAAGAAAGAGAAGGAGCATGACGAACAGAAGGCAGTGCTCCATGCCGCCACTGACAGGCTCGACCTCTCAGGGGCGCTTGATGCGGTGCCTGACAAAAAGAAGTGGACAGTCCTTCTCTATATGGACGGCAATAACAACCTCTTTGTCCCCATGTTTGACGCCCTGAAGAGCCTTGAAGGCGTAGGATCCAACAACGACGTCAATATTGTCGCCGAGATCGGGGGCAATCCCGGTGACAAGGGCCACGGCGGCATTCTTGAGACTATCATGAATACCACGATGAAGGACAAGAAGATCGAGACGGTAAGAAGGTATTATGTCACCAAGGATAACAGCGAATCCCCCCAGATCAAGTCACCCAAGCTCGCCGACCTTGGTGAGCAGGACATGGGGGACCCCAAGGTGGTCTCCGACTTCCTGGAATGGGGCATCAAGAAGTTCCCCGCCGAGCATTACGCCATCATATTCTTCAACCATGGCGCCGGGTTCGCCGGGTCCCTGAGCGACGAGAAGTCAGGGAACCTCGTGGATACCGCTGAAATGAAAGAGGTCGTTGACAAGGCTGCCCAGGCGGCAGGCAAGAAGATAGACCTTGTGGATTTTGACGCATGCCTGATGGCGCAGGTAGAGGTGGCCCACGCATTGAAAGACGGCGCCAGCTACATGGTGGCCTCAGAGGAGACCGAGCGAGGCTCGGCCCAGCCTCTCGCCAAGGTAATGAAAGTCCTCCAGGAAGGGAGCAAGGACCTCCCCATGTCGCCAGAGGACCTTGCGAAGCTCTTTGTGTATGAGTCTTTTTACCAGACAGGCAGCGAGATGTTTACCACAACCCTGTCAGCGGTCGATCTCGCAAAGATTGACAAGGTGACGGCATCGACCGACGCCCTTGCAAAGGCAATCATGGGCGACAAAGATGAGCATAAGCAGATAAGGAAGGATGCCGCAAAGAGCGAGAACTACTGCCAGGGCCTCAATTACAAGCTTTACAACGACTACCACGACGTGGGGCATTTCGCGAAGATTCTCCAGCAGGACGCGAAGATCCAGGATGAGAACGTGAAAAAAGCGGCCCGGGAGCTGCTTGATGCGCTTGGGAGCGCTGTCATCGCCGTGGAGCACCAGGGCAAGGGCTATACCGAGTCAACAGGCCTCTCGACCTATCTTCCCACGAATTACGGCTTCGACCCGGCGCCCAAGACCGATTCCGTCAATTTCAGCTCGACGCACAACTATGAAGGAATCCCCTATGCCAAGGAGACGGGCTGGGACGATATGGTGAAGGATATTGCCAGGGACTCTTCATGGCACAACCTTCTCAGGACCTTCGGGATGTCCAAGGAAGGCATTGATACCCTTGACAGGAGGCTTTCCACGGTAGGCAATACGGCTATCGGCATTTCCAAGACCATCCTGGGGGCAGGGAAACTGGGCGCCCATTACGAGGCATACCAGGCACTCCGTCATGGCATGCCCAAGAGCTACCTATGGCTCGGGAGCGAGCTCTCGACGCAGCTTGGCATGCTCGGTGGCGCCTACAAGGCCTTCCAAGGCGTGAGCGATCTCTACAAAGCCTCGCAGGACCGGCCTCCTGAAGGCATCACCGATGTGCTTTTTGACAAGAAAACCAAGATGGTCAATGCAAGCCTCAATACCGCGGAGGGCGCGGCGCTTGTGGCGGTGAATGCGGCCCTTCTGATGGGAGCCTCGGCGGGAATCAAGACCACGGCAGGACTGCTCAGCTTCGCTCTCCCGGTGGCCAAGGTGATCTACGACGGGATCGCCGTTCCGAAGAACCTCAAGAAAAAGGCCGAGGAAATGCAGCAGCCCAGCCCCGCCGATGGCAAGACAGTGCAGCAGAAGCTCCAGGAGATAGAGCAGAACAAGGGGCACTTCGTGAAGTAG
- a CDS encoding dynamin family protein, producing the protein MKEPKKAERQAGTSIPDLRSQMEKVRETMLSLASIEGPWKQCIDDIEKLAGRLDNSVLHIAVLGQFKRGKSTLINSLLGHDILPRAMLPLTSVPTLLKYGEERIVTILFRDGSSRNAAMEDLPLFVTEEGNPGNEKNVERAEIFCDAPLLRQGVVIIDTPGIGSTLTHNTAVTVEFLPQCDLALFLTSPDPPLTQAELEFLSLISKHAAHLFFVLNKRDILSEEELRKLLSFLEKNLREKAGFRAPLEIFPVSALRGLEGRLAGNEDAWEQSGMERLESHLAAFFEHEKKQILCRALAMKTRAIIEGSLAAIDLRINLLATPLRELDEKILRLSALEAHVKEERLWIRDALEAEEKRIALEIRRKTERLEQEAMEAIFQGIRDITGTNDKKESFRTISSRLRTFLDSAVPDFFIARKDSFIADACRLSEEKLSPVLAKAENLIATVRRDALAIFEVRTSPLVFEPFSLKWPRFIWEHIVYSCGLFEVAKKLLYHAVPVSTLKKVLRREAMEEAESLVLKNAGKLRYALLDGLERVIRNLNFALASELEQGFRDIREAVQQARTLQGETSGSQEPLIGTLREKKAYLESLLAGEVSA; encoded by the coding sequence ATGAAAGAGCCGAAGAAAGCGGAAAGGCAGGCCGGGACCTCTATCCCGGACCTCAGGTCCCAGATGGAGAAAGTGCGGGAAACAATGCTTTCCCTTGCATCCATCGAAGGTCCCTGGAAACAGTGCATCGATGATATTGAAAAACTTGCCGGGCGTCTCGATAACTCCGTGCTCCATATTGCAGTCCTTGGACAGTTTAAGAGGGGAAAAAGCACCCTCATCAACTCACTCCTGGGGCATGATATCCTTCCGCGGGCCATGCTCCCCCTCACGTCGGTGCCGACGCTCCTGAAGTATGGAGAGGAGAGGATCGTGACAATTCTTTTCCGGGATGGGTCGTCCCGGAATGCTGCCATGGAAGATCTTCCGCTCTTTGTGACAGAGGAAGGGAACCCGGGCAATGAGAAAAATGTCGAAAGGGCGGAAATATTCTGCGATGCCCCGCTTCTGAGGCAAGGAGTGGTCATTATCGACACGCCCGGCATAGGCTCGACACTCACCCATAATACTGCGGTGACGGTGGAGTTCCTGCCCCAGTGCGATCTGGCCCTCTTTCTCACCTCGCCCGATCCGCCTCTCACCCAGGCCGAGCTTGAATTTCTCTCTCTCATATCAAAGCATGCGGCGCACCTCTTCTTTGTGCTCAACAAAAGGGACATTCTGAGCGAAGAGGAACTCAGGAAGCTGCTGAGCTTTCTGGAGAAAAATCTCAGGGAAAAAGCCGGCTTCAGGGCTCCCCTGGAAATCTTTCCTGTCTCCGCCCTGAGAGGTCTTGAAGGGCGGCTTGCAGGAAATGAGGATGCCTGGGAGCAGAGCGGCATGGAGAGGCTTGAGAGCCATCTGGCGGCATTCTTTGAGCATGAAAAGAAGCAGATCCTCTGCAGGGCCCTTGCGATGAAGACCAGGGCGATCATCGAAGGATCCCTTGCGGCAATTGACCTGAGAATCAACCTTCTGGCGACCCCCCTCAGGGAGCTTGATGAAAAAATTCTGAGGCTCTCGGCCCTGGAGGCCCATGTGAAGGAAGAGAGGCTCTGGATCAGGGACGCGCTTGAGGCCGAGGAGAAGAGAATCGCCCTGGAAATCAGGAGAAAGACCGAGCGTCTCGAACAGGAAGCCATGGAGGCCATCTTCCAGGGAATCAGGGATATCACAGGCACCAATGACAAAAAGGAGAGCTTCAGAACGATCTCCTCAAGACTCCGCACGTTTCTTGACAGCGCGGTCCCCGATTTTTTCATCGCAAGGAAGGACTCCTTTATTGCCGATGCCTGCAGGCTCTCGGAAGAGAAGCTCTCCCCCGTTCTTGCGAAGGCGGAGAATCTCATCGCGACGGTAAGGCGTGATGCCCTTGCGATCTTTGAAGTGCGCACGTCACCGCTTGTATTTGAGCCTTTTTCCCTGAAGTGGCCCCGCTTCATCTGGGAGCACATCGTCTATTCATGCGGCCTTTTCGAGGTGGCAAAAAAGCTGCTCTACCATGCCGTCCCTGTCTCGACGCTGAAAAAAGTCCTGAGGAGGGAGGCGATGGAGGAGGCCGAAAGCCTTGTCCTGAAAAACGCGGGCAAGCTCCGTTACGCCCTCCTTGACGGCCTCGAGCGCGTGATAAGGAACCTGAATTTTGCCCTGGCGAGCGAGCTGGAGCAGGGATTCCGCGACATCAGGGAGGCTGTCCAGCAGGCCCGCACCCTCCAGGGAGAGACTTCGGGCTCCCAGGAGCCTCTCATCGGCACCCTCAGGGAGAAGAAGGCGTACCTGGAGAGCCTCCTTGCCGGGGAGGTGAGTGCCTGA
- a CDS encoding MFS transporter, whose translation MAIAESRKGSRLHHSNESEVKGPALLVRALRSRNYRLFFMGQSVSQIGNWMQMVATSWLVYRLTGSPFYLGLVAFSSQIPAFIFSPLAGVLLDRWNRRRILIVTQTLMMIQAYVLAFLTLSGLITVWEIITLNVVMGLITAFDMPGRQSFVYDIVERKEDLGNAIALNSSLFNAARMLGPSIAGIIVARVGEGMCFLVNALSFTAILAALLAIRTFSAVKKGERTFLLSALKEGFSYVFGFLPIKSLLSLIFLTSLMGVPAVVLMPIFSSTILHGGPETLGFLLGASGVGALAGGFFLASRRSVLGFGRIIVVATLLYGGGIVAFALSRHLWLSLILIMITGFGMMVQFASCNTLIQTVVDEDKRGRTMSLYTTSFMGASPIGALIAGGLATIIGAPLTVLLGGSFCIAGALAFAQKLPVLRETLFPVYKRLGIMPEGIGK comes from the coding sequence ATGGCCATCGCAGAATCTCGCAAGGGATCCCGTCTTCATCACAGTAATGAATCCGAAGTCAAGGGCCCGGCGCTCCTGGTAAGAGCCCTGCGCTCCCGAAATTACCGCCTTTTTTTCATGGGCCAGAGTGTCTCCCAGATTGGCAACTGGATGCAGATGGTTGCCACGAGCTGGCTCGTGTACCGTCTCACCGGCTCCCCGTTCTACCTTGGCCTTGTGGCCTTCTCGAGCCAGATACCGGCCTTCATATTCTCCCCCCTTGCCGGCGTACTGCTTGACCGCTGGAACAGGCGGAGAATTCTCATCGTGACCCAGACCCTTATGATGATCCAGGCATATGTGCTCGCCTTTCTCACCCTGTCAGGCCTCATTACCGTCTGGGAGATCATTACTCTGAACGTGGTGATGGGACTTATCACGGCCTTCGACATGCCGGGACGCCAGAGTTTTGTCTATGATATAGTCGAGAGAAAAGAAGATCTCGGGAATGCCATTGCACTCAACTCATCTCTTTTTAACGCGGCGCGCATGCTGGGCCCTTCCATCGCGGGGATCATAGTGGCCCGCGTGGGGGAGGGGATGTGTTTCCTTGTCAACGCTCTCAGCTTTACCGCCATACTGGCAGCACTTCTGGCTATCAGGACCTTCTCAGCGGTGAAAAAGGGGGAGCGCACCTTTCTTCTCAGCGCTCTCAAGGAAGGATTTTCCTATGTGTTCGGCTTTCTTCCCATTAAATCTCTTCTCTCCCTCATTTTCCTCACAAGCCTGATGGGCGTCCCGGCCGTGGTGCTCATGCCGATCTTCAGCTCCACCATACTGCATGGCGGTCCCGAAACACTGGGATTTCTGCTGGGAGCTTCGGGAGTGGGGGCTCTTGCCGGCGGCTTTTTCCTTGCATCGCGGAGGAGCGTCCTGGGATTCGGCCGCATCATAGTAGTTGCCACACTGCTGTACGGCGGGGGCATCGTTGCCTTTGCTCTGTCCAGGCACCTCTGGCTCTCATTAATCCTTATTATGATAACAGGATTCGGCATGATGGTCCAGTTCGCTTCCTGCAATACTCTCATCCAGACCGTTGTCGATGAAGACAAGCGCGGCCGCACAATGAGCCTCTACACGACCTCTTTCATGGGAGCCTCGCCGATTGGAGCCTTAATCGCAGGAGGACTTGCCACCATTATAGGGGCGCCGCTCACCGTGCTGCTGGGTGGCTCATTCTGCATTGCGGGAGCCCTTGCCTTTGCGCAAAAACTGCCAGTCCTCAGGGAGACGCTTTTCCCGGTATATAAGAGGCTCGGGATCATGCCTGAGGGGATCGGGAAGTGA
- a CDS encoding radical SAM protein codes for MRLTKDNVNQARINTRLHHRDYGDLSAPGAVMMKKWGRNGAPCREYAPLFIHLTVTGRCNARCKGCINTYVTLGQEGSRKGIFQESEALPRRDARAVINLAHLHPDDEVTVCLYGGEPLLVADKVAEIMGIIRDSDISSRIRYLLYTNGELLAVSIREHPEVMKQIWLYAVGIDGGPQQHNSIRRGTDLARIRGNLEELRAQCPGKVLMWSTLREEQSLLDCFEEFLSLQKRGLADHLFWHWVETDERFENFPGYAARYEDHLRKIMDSFLEFLRKGVILPIAHVNELILFLLEGKVRGSSACGVEVAKNYDLMGGKIHACADLPPELAIGDIGDDGELHIREHRLADLVRYQQVLECPTCGVVAYCGGRCPVQALTSTPERLVQYCELMRLHVAVIQDFMPRITALMEEQALAPQDLYDQSAMIAQFTDVAP; via the coding sequence ATGAGACTCACAAAAGACAACGTCAATCAAGCACGGATCAACACAAGGCTGCACCACAGAGATTACGGGGATTTGAGCGCTCCAGGGGCCGTGATGATGAAAAAATGGGGCAGAAACGGCGCCCCCTGCAGGGAATATGCCCCTCTTTTCATCCATCTCACCGTGACAGGAAGATGCAATGCCCGCTGCAAGGGGTGCATCAACACCTATGTGACTCTTGGACAAGAGGGATCAAGAAAAGGCATTTTTCAGGAATCAGAGGCCCTTCCCCGCAGAGATGCGAGGGCCGTGATAAACCTTGCCCACCTTCACCCCGATGATGAGGTCACCGTGTGCCTTTACGGCGGGGAACCCCTCCTTGTGGCCGACAAGGTGGCGGAAATCATGGGTATCATCAGGGATTCCGATATAAGCAGCAGGATCCGCTACCTCCTGTATACGAACGGGGAGCTGCTTGCAGTCTCCATCAGGGAGCACCCCGAGGTAATGAAGCAGATATGGCTCTATGCCGTCGGCATTGACGGGGGGCCGCAGCAGCATAACTCCATCAGGAGGGGCACCGATCTGGCCCGTATCCGCGGGAACCTTGAGGAGCTGAGAGCGCAATGCCCCGGGAAGGTCCTCATGTGGTCCACCCTCCGGGAGGAGCAGTCCCTCCTTGACTGCTTCGAGGAATTCCTTTCCCTTCAGAAGAGGGGCCTGGCCGACCACCTCTTCTGGCACTGGGTGGAGACCGACGAGCGCTTCGAGAATTTTCCAGGCTACGCGGCCCGCTATGAAGACCATCTCAGAAAGATAATGGACTCCTTCCTTGAATTCCTGAGGAAAGGCGTCATACTCCCCATCGCCCACGTGAACGAGCTCATCCTTTTCCTTCTCGAGGGGAAAGTAAGGGGGAGCTCGGCCTGCGGGGTGGAAGTGGCAAAGAACTATGATCTCATGGGAGGAAAAATCCACGCATGCGCCGATCTCCCTCCCGAGCTTGCCATAGGGGATATCGGCGACGACGGCGAGCTCCATATCAGGGAGCACCGGCTTGCTGACCTGGTAAGATACCAGCAGGTGCTGGAATGCCCCACATGCGGTGTCGTGGCATACTGCGGGGGACGCTGCCCCGTGCAGGCGCTCACCAGCACGCCGGAGCGGCTTGTGCAGTACTGCGAGCTCATGAGGCTCCACGTGGCGGTCATACAGGATTTCATGCCCCGGATCACGGCATTGATGGAAGAGCAGGCTCTCGCGCCCCAGGACCTTTATGACCAGTCAGCCATGATCGCCCAGTTCACCGATGTCGCCCCCTGA
- a CDS encoding cysteine peptidase family C39 domain-containing protein: protein MNEISPGGLSPYFSGQLEKIPAGPLGSEQQTPLPSDTFERLCHHNNGHAEAPHGGITPATQPSIKPEDPKTEEIPPPLLPVPDTRQAFDYTCGASSLQAVLMYYGEEYLESDLMKMLGTTQNGTTPQDIVRVARELGFDVEMKENMTVDDLAKLTREKVPVIVDGQAWREGEDLKKPWSEVWESGHYMVAVGVGEKNVYLEDPSILGSKGIIPRGEFEERWHDYDDRKYYNLGIIIKGKKPMPPPPFISVLSA, encoded by the coding sequence ATGAACGAGATATCGCCTGGCGGTCTTTCACCATACTTCAGCGGCCAGCTTGAAAAAATACCCGCCGGCCCTCTCGGCAGTGAGCAGCAGACTCCCCTGCCTTCCGATACTTTCGAGCGTCTCTGCCATCACAATAATGGCCACGCGGAGGCTCCGCACGGCGGGATAACACCGGCGACCCAGCCATCGATCAAGCCTGAAGACCCGAAAACCGAAGAGATCCCCCCGCCCCTTCTCCCCGTCCCCGATACAAGGCAGGCCTTTGACTACACATGCGGGGCGTCATCACTTCAGGCCGTCCTGATGTATTACGGCGAGGAGTACCTCGAGAGCGACCTCATGAAGATGCTCGGCACGACGCAGAACGGAACCACCCCCCAGGATATCGTCCGAGTGGCCCGCGAGCTTGGCTTTGACGTGGAGATGAAAGAGAACATGACAGTAGATGACCTGGCGAAGCTCACCAGGGAGAAGGTCCCCGTCATTGTTGACGGACAGGCATGGCGTGAAGGCGAAGATCTCAAGAAGCCCTGGAGCGAGGTCTGGGAATCAGGCCATTACATGGTGGCCGTGGGCGTGGGCGAAAAGAATGTCTACCTTGAGGACCCCTCCATCCTGGGGAGCAAAGGAATCATACCGCGCGGCGAGTTTGAAGAGCGCTGGCATGACTACGATGACAGGAAGTATTATAACCTCGGCATCATCATCAAGGGCAAAAAGCCCATGCCCCCGCCGCCCTTTATCTCCGTCCTCTCGGCATAG
- a CDS encoding cupin domain-containing protein, with protein MKVTTDDQEVEINTGDIIFFPKGLKCRWHVIEKIRKVSTFDLQEADVK; from the coding sequence GTGAAAGTCACCACCGATGACCAGGAAGTGGAGATAAACACCGGGGATATCATCTTCTTCCCCAAGGGGCTGAAATGCAGGTGGCATGTCATAGAGAAGATCAGGAAAGTCTCCACCTTTGACCTGCAGGAAGCAGACGTGAAGTAG